In one window of Halorubrum sp. BV1 DNA:
- a CDS encoding adenylosuccinate synthase, translated as MTLTIVGSQLGDEGKGALVDRWGGDADVVVRYQGGDNAGHTVVEGGTEYKLSLVPSGAVRGTVGILGNGCVVNPRTLFTEIDDLRERGLDPDVRVARRAHVIMPYHRVLDGIEEEVKADDDAGDEVGTTGRGIGPTYEDKAGRRGIRIADLLAPDVLREKLEYAVPQKRALVEDVYGLDLAEDDRAEAFDVDALHEEFTRIGERLANEEMTVNCSDYLNRRSDAGDRILFEGAQGTHIDVDHGNYPFVTSSNPTAGGAAVGSGLGVTTVGGGEVVGIVKAYLSRVGSGPLPTELDGDAEEEALADDIREKGGEFGTVTGRPRRIGWLDLPMLRHAARVSGFTGVAVNHVDVLAGLDELKVCTAYEIDGDELDTVPTTTERWERCEPVYETLDTWEPFDSGAVAEAGYDALPAAAREYLAFVADEIDTPVYAVGVGPDREETVELTNPFDE; from the coding sequence ATGACACTCACCATCGTCGGCTCCCAACTGGGTGACGAGGGCAAGGGCGCGCTCGTCGACCGGTGGGGAGGGGACGCGGACGTCGTAGTCCGTTATCAGGGCGGCGACAACGCCGGCCACACCGTCGTCGAAGGGGGCACGGAGTACAAGCTTTCGCTCGTACCGAGCGGCGCGGTCCGAGGCACGGTCGGCATCCTCGGAAACGGCTGTGTCGTCAATCCGCGCACGCTGTTCACGGAGATAGACGACCTGCGCGAGCGCGGGCTCGACCCCGACGTGCGGGTCGCCCGCCGCGCGCACGTCATCATGCCGTATCACCGCGTGCTCGACGGGATCGAAGAGGAGGTCAAAGCCGACGACGACGCCGGCGACGAGGTCGGTACGACCGGCCGCGGGATCGGCCCCACCTACGAGGACAAGGCGGGCCGACGGGGAATTCGGATCGCGGACCTCCTCGCGCCCGACGTGCTCCGCGAGAAGCTCGAATACGCCGTGCCACAGAAGCGCGCGCTCGTCGAGGACGTGTACGGACTCGACCTGGCTGAGGACGACCGCGCCGAGGCGTTCGACGTCGACGCCCTCCACGAGGAGTTCACCCGTATCGGCGAGCGCCTCGCCAACGAGGAGATGACGGTCAACTGCTCGGATTACCTCAACCGCCGCAGCGACGCCGGCGATCGCATCCTCTTCGAGGGCGCACAGGGAACGCACATCGATGTCGACCACGGCAACTACCCGTTCGTCACCTCCTCGAACCCGACGGCTGGTGGAGCCGCGGTCGGCTCGGGGCTCGGGGTCACGACCGTCGGCGGCGGCGAAGTCGTCGGCATCGTGAAGGCGTACCTCTCGCGTGTCGGCTCGGGGCCGCTCCCGACCGAACTCGACGGCGACGCCGAAGAAGAGGCGCTCGCCGACGACATCCGTGAGAAGGGCGGCGAGTTCGGGACGGTCACCGGTCGCCCGCGGCGGATCGGCTGGCTCGATCTCCCGATGTTACGGCACGCCGCGCGCGTCTCGGGGTTCACTGGCGTCGCCGTCAACCACGTCGACGTGCTGGCCGGGCTCGACGAGCTGAAAGTGTGTACGGCCTACGAGATCGACGGGGACGAACTGGACACCGTCCCCACCACGACCGAGCGGTGGGAGCGATGTGAGCCGGTCTACGAGACGCTCGACACCTGGGAGCCGTTCGACTCGGGCGCGGTCGCCGAGGCGGGATACGACGCGCTGCCCGCGGCGGCCCGCGAGTACCTCGCTTTCGTCGCCGACGAGATCGACACGCCGGTGTACGCCGTCGGCGTCGGTCCCGACCGCGAGGAGACGGTCGAACTGACGAACCCGTTCGACGAGTAG
- a CDS encoding OsmC family protein, producing MADIETTTVSEDGYACTSQVGDFDLQIDATDETGPNPNAALIATYASCYLPAFRVGGSQRGEDDLGKVQIDASADLDDDDDLEAIAFDVHVEADLDEETAADIAERAEGICHVHSALREDLHAEVSVYPNAF from the coding sequence ATGGCAGACATCGAGACCACCACCGTCTCCGAGGACGGGTACGCCTGCACGAGCCAGGTCGGCGACTTCGACCTACAGATCGACGCGACCGACGAGACCGGACCGAACCCGAACGCCGCGCTCATCGCGACGTACGCCTCCTGTTACCTCCCCGCGTTCCGCGTCGGGGGCAGCCAGCGCGGCGAAGACGACCTCGGAAAGGTACAGATCGACGCCAGCGCCGACCTCGACGACGACGACGATCTGGAGGCCATCGCCTTCGACGTTCACGTCGAGGCCGACCTCGACGAGGAGACGGCCGCCGACATCGCCGAGCGCGCAGAGGGAATCTGTCACGTCCACAGCGCCCTCCGCGAGGACCTTCACGCGGAGGTCAGCGTCTACCCGAACGCGTTCTGA
- a CDS encoding PAS domain S-box protein, with protein MTEREAGSSAGAGAAAEAPIDVLVVSGDDRAADAIATAIVRRNARVTATATTDRDEVLRTLDSGTVDCVVSEHDLPEGHGIDLLEAVRDRHGDLPFVLFVRDGSGTVASEAVSAGVDEYVPKEEFSDPFATLVSRIEDAVSRTRAERRLTDHLDRMTDAFCGLDDDWRLTYLNDHAIELLGRDADDLLGRRIWDCFPGLEGTALESELRSAMETGESTTFEYRADLIDADLEIDVYPSPTGLSAYFRDVTERKARERELEELSERLQLAVEGADVAVWDWNVRTGEVQFDDRWAAMLGYDPSEIAFDLSEWEDRVHPDDIDRVWAALQAHFDGDTEYYQCDHRMRSKQGDWRWIRDRGRVVERDDDGEPLRAVGIHIDVTEEKARERALERYRRLLDELPESVCEYDEQGRFSLVNDHVASEYGVSPDELTGEPSLLVDRIRETADGDPFDELVAGDRDRLSGTVELDLPDQPGTIVDYELQRLLIDGEFDGILSISRDVTTERRRQRRLERTSARLEALYEGSPDMIDIHDDEGRIVDANRAMLTELGYDHDEITELAVWDVDEQMNQTEAFEIWDGLETGETVRLETTFRRADDTSLPVEVHVRRIDVQGESRFLASSRDISERKAYEQQIERENERLDEFASIVSHDLRNPLNVLSGYLHLAMETGNDDYYERCERALDEMERLIEDVLTLARQGDAVDDAEPIDLGELATRYAADEFAPIDGSADGPATDGDSGTDADVSIDVTVEADQTLFADAGRLKRLLGNLLRNAAEHGGSRVVIGDLPDGFYVEDDGPGIPDDRREAVFESGYSTSGAGTGFGLAIVESIAAAHGWEVTLTTSASGGARFEFTGVERP; from the coding sequence ATGACGGAACGAGAGGCGGGATCGTCAGCCGGCGCGGGGGCTGCGGCCGAAGCCCCGATCGACGTTCTCGTTGTTTCCGGAGACGACCGCGCCGCAGACGCGATCGCCACGGCGATCGTCCGGCGTAACGCCCGTGTCACGGCCACGGCGACGACGGACCGCGACGAGGTGCTCCGGACGCTGGATAGCGGAACGGTCGACTGCGTCGTCAGCGAACACGATCTTCCCGAGGGGCACGGTATCGACCTCCTCGAAGCGGTTCGCGACCGGCACGGCGATCTGCCGTTCGTCCTGTTCGTCAGGGACGGGTCGGGGACCGTCGCGAGCGAGGCCGTCTCTGCGGGCGTCGACGAGTACGTACCGAAGGAGGAGTTTTCGGACCCGTTTGCAACGCTCGTCTCTCGGATCGAAGACGCCGTCTCGCGGACCCGCGCGGAACGACGGCTCACCGACCACCTCGACCGGATGACCGACGCCTTCTGCGGGCTGGACGACGACTGGCGACTCACGTATCTCAACGACCACGCGATCGAACTCCTCGGTCGGGACGCAGACGACCTCCTCGGCCGGCGGATCTGGGACTGTTTCCCGGGACTCGAAGGGACGGCTCTCGAATCGGAACTCCGCTCCGCGATGGAGACTGGGGAGTCGACGACCTTCGAGTACCGCGCCGACCTGATCGACGCCGATCTCGAGATCGACGTATACCCCTCGCCGACCGGTCTGTCGGCGTACTTTCGAGATGTGACCGAGCGGAAAGCGCGCGAACGCGAGTTAGAAGAGCTGTCAGAGCGGCTCCAGCTCGCCGTCGAGGGTGCCGACGTGGCCGTCTGGGACTGGAACGTCCGCACCGGCGAGGTGCAGTTCGACGACCGCTGGGCGGCGATGCTCGGCTACGATCCCTCGGAGATAGCGTTCGATCTCTCGGAGTGGGAAGACCGCGTCCATCCCGACGACATCGACCGGGTGTGGGCGGCGTTACAAGCGCACTTCGACGGGGACACCGAGTACTACCAGTGCGACCACCGGATGCGATCGAAACAGGGCGACTGGCGGTGGATCCGCGACCGCGGGCGCGTCGTCGAGCGCGACGACGACGGCGAGCCGCTGCGCGCCGTCGGCATTCACATCGACGTGACCGAGGAGAAGGCGCGCGAGCGCGCGCTCGAACGCTACCGGCGGCTGCTCGACGAGCTACCCGAGAGCGTGTGTGAGTACGACGAACAGGGTCGCTTCTCGCTCGTGAACGATCACGTCGCATCGGAGTACGGCGTGTCGCCGGACGAACTCACCGGCGAGCCGAGCCTCCTCGTGGACCGCATCCGCGAGACGGCGGACGGCGACCCGTTCGACGAACTCGTCGCGGGCGACCGCGATCGACTCTCGGGAACGGTGGAACTCGACCTGCCGGACCAGCCGGGAACGATCGTGGACTACGAGCTGCAGCGGCTCCTCATCGACGGCGAGTTCGACGGCATCCTCAGTATCTCCCGCGATGTGACCACGGAGCGCCGCCGTCAACGGCGACTCGAACGCACCTCGGCGCGGCTGGAGGCGCTTTATGAGGGCTCTCCCGACATGATAGATATCCACGACGACGAGGGGCGGATCGTCGACGCGAACCGGGCGATGCTCACCGAACTCGGCTACGACCACGACGAGATCACCGAACTCGCGGTGTGGGACGTCGACGAGCAGATGAACCAGACGGAGGCGTTCGAGATCTGGGACGGGCTGGAGACCGGCGAGACGGTCCGGTTAGAGACGACGTTTCGCCGCGCCGACGACACGTCGCTGCCCGTCGAAGTCCACGTCCGTCGCATCGACGTGCAGGGGGAGTCGCGGTTCCTCGCCAGCAGCCGCGACATCTCCGAGCGGAAGGCGTACGAACAGCAGATCGAGCGCGAGAACGAGCGGCTTGACGAGTTCGCGAGCATTGTCTCCCACGACCTCAGAAACCCGCTCAACGTCCTCTCCGGATATCTGCACCTCGCCATGGAGACCGGCAACGACGACTACTACGAGCGGTGCGAGCGCGCGCTCGACGAGATGGAGCGCCTGATAGAGGACGTGCTCACGCTCGCGCGGCAGGGTGACGCGGTCGACGACGCGGAGCCGATCGACCTCGGCGAACTGGCGACCCGCTACGCCGCAGACGAGTTCGCGCCGATCGACGGCTCCGCCGACGGACCCGCGACAGACGGCGACTCCGGTACCGACGCCGACGTGTCGATAGACGTCACCGTCGAGGCCGACCAGACGCTGTTCGCGGACGCCGGTCGCCTCAAACGGCTCCTCGGCAACCTCCTGCGGAACGCGGCCGAACACGGCGGATCTCGCGTCGTCATCGGCGACCTCCCCGACGGTTTTTACGTCGAAGACGACGGTCCCGGCATTCCCGACGATCGTCGGGAGGCTGTCTTCGAGAGCGGCTACTCGACGTCGGGTGCGGGAACCGGATTTGGGCTCGCGATCGTCGAAAGCATCGCCGCGGCACACGGGTGGGAGGTGACGCTGACAACGTCTGCGTCGGGCGGCGCTCGGTTCGAGTTCACCGGCGTGGAGCGACCGTAG
- a CDS encoding tryptophan--tRNA ligase, translating to MDEDTPGDGGTERADAEPSEDVALDPWGSASVGDYADLFAEFGIEAFDDVADDVTDPHYLMRRGVIFGHREYDAVAEAMANDEPFAALSGFMPTGDPHIGHKLVFDEIIWHQRQGADAFGLIADLEAHSARGMSWDEIDEHARNYLLSLLALGFDAEEGELYRQSDNRAVQDLGFELGSKANFSEFEAIYGFDGETNISHMQSVVTQTADILYPQLVDEPKPTVIPVGPDQDPHVRLTRDLATRVRYFKVTEAFASFELDDDERRLVRAAYDALAADVDDAETDVRCAEAADWLAEYEPPESGDDDAPLADAKPSALDKLRAGGKEPLRPRVRFFDRNATDEAFEALIEAVDGEKRVFEGHVDAFGLTRSEAESLAREVEIETGGFGFRQPSSIYHRFMTGLTGGKMSSSIPASHISLLDDPEDGYDKVKAAATGGRDTADEQREKGGEADECPVYELYAYLLAGDDDGLTKTVYSECVNGERLCGGCKEQAAELMREFLEEHQAKREEAEALLDDLDIDLDSDRRGTGGEH from the coding sequence ATGGACGAGGACACCCCCGGCGACGGCGGGACAGAGCGCGCGGACGCCGAACCGAGCGAGGACGTCGCGCTCGACCCGTGGGGGTCGGCGTCGGTCGGCGACTACGCTGACCTGTTCGCGGAGTTCGGCATCGAGGCGTTCGACGACGTCGCCGACGACGTGACCGACCCGCACTACCTGATGCGACGCGGCGTCATCTTCGGCCACCGCGAGTACGACGCGGTCGCGGAGGCGATGGCGAACGACGAGCCGTTCGCGGCCCTTTCCGGGTTCATGCCGACGGGTGATCCGCACATCGGCCACAAACTCGTCTTCGACGAGATCATCTGGCACCAACGGCAGGGCGCGGACGCCTTCGGGCTGATCGCGGATCTGGAGGCACACTCCGCGCGCGGGATGTCGTGGGACGAGATCGACGAGCACGCCCGGAACTATCTGCTGTCGCTCTTGGCGCTCGGCTTCGACGCCGAGGAGGGCGAACTCTACCGGCAGTCCGACAACCGCGCGGTCCAAGATTTGGGGTTCGAACTCGGCTCGAAGGCGAACTTCTCCGAGTTCGAGGCGATCTACGGGTTCGACGGCGAGACGAACATCTCACACATGCAAAGCGTCGTGACCCAGACGGCCGACATCCTCTACCCCCAGCTCGTCGACGAGCCGAAACCCACGGTGATCCCGGTCGGTCCCGACCAGGACCCGCACGTCCGGCTCACTCGCGATCTGGCGACCCGGGTGCGGTACTTCAAGGTGACAGAGGCGTTCGCGAGTTTCGAGCTGGACGACGACGAACGACGGCTCGTGCGGGCGGCGTACGACGCGCTCGCCGCCGACGTCGACGACGCGGAGACCGACGTGCGGTGTGCGGAGGCCGCCGACTGGCTCGCGGAGTACGAGCCGCCCGAATCCGGAGACGACGACGCTCCCCTCGCCGACGCGAAGCCGAGCGCGCTCGACAAACTTCGCGCTGGCGGGAAAGAACCGCTCCGTCCACGAGTCCGCTTCTTCGATCGAAACGCCACCGACGAGGCGTTCGAGGCGCTCATCGAGGCCGTCGACGGTGAAAAGCGCGTCTTCGAGGGGCACGTCGACGCCTTCGGTCTCACTCGCAGCGAGGCCGAGTCGCTGGCGCGGGAAGTCGAGATCGAGACTGGCGGCTTCGGCTTTCGGCAGCCCTCCTCGATCTATCATCGATTCATGACCGGGCTCACCGGCGGGAAGATGTCCTCTTCTATCCCGGCGAGCCACATCTCGCTTTTAGACGACCCCGAGGACGGCTACGACAAGGTGAAGGCGGCGGCGACGGGCGGACGCGACACGGCCGACGAGCAGCGCGAAAAGGGCGGCGAGGCCGACGAGTGTCCCGTCTACGAGCTGTACGCCTACTTGCTCGCCGGCGACGACGATGGGCTGACGAAGACCGTGTACTCCGAGTGCGTCAACGGCGAACGCCTCTGTGGCGGCTGCAAGGAACAGGCGGCAGAGCTGATGCGGGAGTTCCTCGAAGAGCACCAAGCGAAGCGCGAGGAGGCGGAGGCTCTGCTCGACGACCTCGACATCGATCTCGACTCGGACCGGCGGGGGACCGGCGGCGAGCACTGA
- a CDS encoding type II glyceraldehyde-3-phosphate dehydrogenase: MTRVGVNGYGTIGKRVADAIAAQPDMELVGVTKTSPNYGAEAAIRRGYDLYAAIDDRVGEFETAGLTVSGTLSDLLDDIDVIVDCAPSGIGEQNRPVYEAHDVPAVYQGGEDADIADASFNARASGDEVVGADSLRVVSCNSTGLSRILAPLDEEFGVDKARVTLVRRGGDPSETDRGPINDVIPDPATVPSHHGPDVNEILPDIDIDTAALKAPVTGMHTHSVNVTLESEPPAAAVRDLLAEQSRVFQIPERAGIDGAGTLKDYASDLGRPRGDLWENCVWEESVSVEGRDLYLFQNVHQEADVVPENVDAVRTLATDVSRAESVARTNETLGVGLDSLLSDGGAVQAPMAADD; this comes from the coding sequence ATGACACGCGTGGGCGTCAACGGGTACGGCACGATCGGCAAGCGGGTCGCGGACGCGATCGCGGCCCAACCCGACATGGAACTCGTGGGCGTGACGAAAACCAGTCCGAACTACGGTGCGGAAGCGGCGATCCGACGCGGATACGACTTGTACGCCGCGATCGACGATCGCGTCGGCGAGTTCGAGACCGCAGGGCTCACCGTCTCGGGGACGCTCAGCGACCTGCTCGACGACATCGACGTGATCGTCGACTGCGCTCCCTCCGGGATCGGCGAACAGAATCGCCCGGTCTACGAGGCGCACGACGTCCCCGCCGTGTATCAGGGCGGCGAGGACGCGGACATCGCCGACGCCTCGTTCAACGCCCGCGCGAGCGGCGACGAGGTCGTCGGCGCGGACTCCCTTCGCGTCGTCTCGTGTAACTCTACCGGCCTCTCGCGGATCCTCGCTCCGCTCGACGAGGAATTCGGCGTCGACAAGGCCCGCGTCACGCTCGTCCGCCGCGGCGGTGATCCGAGCGAGACAGACCGGGGGCCGATAAACGACGTGATCCCGGACCCGGCGACGGTTCCCTCACACCACGGTCCGGACGTCAACGAGATCCTTCCCGACATCGACATCGACACCGCGGCGCTCAAAGCGCCCGTGACCGGGATGCACACCCACAGCGTCAACGTCACGCTCGAGTCGGAACCGCCGGCCGCGGCCGTCCGGGACCTGCTCGCCGAGCAGTCTCGGGTGTTTCAGATCCCCGAAAGGGCCGGTATCGACGGGGCGGGAACACTCAAAGACTACGCCTCAGACCTGGGACGACCGCGGGGCGACCTCTGGGAGAACTGCGTCTGGGAGGAGTCCGTGAGCGTCGAGGGTCGGGACCTGTACCTGTTCCAGAACGTCCACCAGGAGGCCGACGTGGTCCCCGAGAACGTCGACGCGGTCCGCACGCTCGCGACGGACGTGTCCCGCGCGGAGTCGGTCGCTCGCACGAACGAGACGCTCGGCGTGGGGCTCGACAGTCTCCTCTCCGACGGTGGCGCGGTGCAAGCGCCGATGGCGGCCGACGACTGA
- a CDS encoding DUF5518 domain-containing protein — MTNWRAVGYGFVVMIIAGLLATFAPIVGHVGAGLIGGFVAGYVAGGGLGSGIWHGLLAGSVGGIVVTLTLAVIGGLVGLVGGPLGSLLGGAGVLVVGLFVTLLLAVDSALAGAIGGVLGD; from the coding sequence ATGACCAACTGGCGCGCGGTCGGCTACGGGTTCGTCGTGATGATAATTGCCGGACTGCTCGCGACGTTCGCTCCGATCGTCGGTCACGTCGGAGCGGGACTGATCGGCGGCTTCGTGGCCGGCTACGTCGCCGGCGGCGGACTGGGATCCGGGATCTGGCACGGCCTGCTCGCGGGCTCCGTTGGCGGTATCGTCGTCACGCTGACACTGGCCGTGATCGGCGGCCTCGTCGGACTCGTCGGCGGACCGCTCGGGAGCCTGCTCGGCGGTGCCGGCGTCCTCGTCGTGGGACTCTTCGTGACCCTCCTGCTCGCCGTCGACTCGGCGCTAGCCGGGGCGATAGGCGGCGTGCTCGGCGACTAA
- a CDS encoding PAS domain-containing protein, translating into MMTDTALGGFQGAIDEPDFIPTIGKEVQILHIDDDRDFADLVSVFLHRERDYFDVVSKNDPRDGLDYLNEADVDCIVADYEMPILDGLDVLDRVRDDFADLPFILFTGKGSEEIASEAISNGVTEYLQKGGGREQYEVLANRIEQAVARHRAERQVTRGFHAIETALDGISLLDREGRFIYVNKSYADITGYDRGELLGEQWEILYRDEEIDRVHDEMLPQARANKWEGRTVYVRKDGDLVEVDHRLTYTSDDTMICTISDNPEAEEVREELSLKEQAIDKAPVGITITDPSRDDNPIMYINDWFVELTGYSREEVLGRNCRFLQGKETQEETRAAMRDAIASAEPVTVELRNYRKDGEMFWNRVTITPISGEDGEIERFVGFQQDVTERRER; encoded by the coding sequence ATGATGACAGATACCGCCCTTGGGGGATTTCAAGGGGCTATCGATGAGCCGGATTTTATCCCCACTATTGGGAAAGAAGTCCAGATCCTCCACATCGATGACGATCGCGATTTCGCTGACTTGGTCTCGGTGTTTCTTCACCGTGAGCGAGATTACTTCGACGTCGTGTCAAAAAACGACCCGAGAGACGGGCTTGACTATCTGAACGAAGCCGACGTGGACTGCATAGTTGCTGACTACGAGATGCCGATATTAGACGGGCTGGACGTGCTCGACCGGGTCAGAGACGATTTCGCAGATCTCCCATTCATTTTGTTCACCGGGAAAGGAAGCGAAGAGATAGCCAGTGAAGCCATCTCTAACGGAGTCACTGAATACCTGCAAAAGGGCGGCGGGAGGGAGCAGTACGAGGTGCTGGCCAACCGTATCGAACAGGCCGTGGCGCGACACCGAGCAGAGCGACAGGTGACACGGGGGTTTCACGCGATCGAGACGGCGCTCGACGGTATCAGCCTCCTTGATCGAGAGGGTCGGTTTATCTACGTTAACAAGTCGTACGCCGACATCACCGGGTATGATCGCGGAGAGTTGCTCGGCGAACAGTGGGAGATTCTGTACCGAGACGAGGAGATAGATCGTGTCCACGACGAGATGCTCCCCCAAGCGCGGGCAAACAAGTGGGAGGGACGGACCGTCTACGTGCGTAAGGACGGTGATTTGGTCGAGGTCGACCACCGCCTCACCTACACGAGCGATGACACGATGATTTGCACTATCTCCGATAATCCGGAGGCGGAAGAGGTTCGTGAGGAACTCTCGTTGAAAGAACAGGCGATCGATAAAGCGCCCGTCGGGATTACGATTACGGATCCCAGCAGGGACGACAACCCAATTATGTACATAAATGACTGGTTTGTCGAGCTGACCGGATACTCCCGCGAGGAAGTCCTCGGACGGAACTGCCGGTTTTTGCAAGGCAAGGAAACGCAAGAGGAGACGAGAGCAGCGATGCGAGACGCGATCGCCAGCGCCGAACCCGTCACCGTCGAACTGCGGAATTACCGGAAAGACGGCGAGATGTTCTGGAACCGCGTCACTATTACACCGATATCGGGGGAGGACGGAGAGATCGAGCGCTTCGTCGGCTTCCAGCAGGATGTAACAGAGCGACGGGAGAGGTGA
- a CDS encoding SRPBCC family protein has protein sequence MDELVVRTTVYADPEDVYEFLLEFPRYARYTEYLRDVRTASGDGGPGTRYALTFAWWKLTYTAHSQVTGVEPPERIDWQITKDIDAGGCWRVTPHDDSCEVALEVEFDPDSASPDALDLPRLVSFDWVLTKAIPLIRGEAERVVERAVRDLEGSTRDVDLDVYVDSERI, from the coding sequence GTGGACGAACTCGTCGTACGAACGACCGTGTACGCCGACCCGGAGGACGTGTACGAGTTCTTGCTTGAGTTTCCCCGGTACGCCCGCTACACGGAGTATCTCCGCGACGTGCGGACCGCGTCGGGCGATGGCGGTCCCGGCACCCGCTACGCGCTGACGTTCGCGTGGTGGAAGCTCACGTACACGGCCCACTCGCAGGTCACGGGCGTCGAGCCGCCGGAGCGGATCGACTGGCAGATCACGAAAGACATCGACGCTGGTGGGTGCTGGCGGGTTACGCCGCACGACGACTCCTGTGAAGTCGCCCTCGAAGTCGAGTTCGATCCCGACTCCGCCAGCCCGGACGCGCTCGATCTCCCACGGCTCGTCTCGTTCGACTGGGTACTCACGAAGGCGATCCCGCTCATCCGCGGTGAAGCCGAGCGCGTCGTCGAGCGCGCCGTTCGGGATCTGGAGGGATCGACGCGCGACGTCGACCTCGACGTGTACGTAGATTCCGAGCGCATCTGA